In one window of Methanocorpusculum sp. DNA:
- a CDS encoding tubulin/FtsZ family protein produces the protein MRVFFIGFGQAGGKIVDMFLAQDRKLGSTSFRGIVINTARTDLMGVKYIPMEDRLLIGQTMVKGHGVGTDNVTGAKVAADEIDTIINAIDKRGTHDVDAFVVCAGLGGGTGSGGAPVLCRHLKRIYREPVYALGIIPAPEEGRLYSLNAARSLSTLVNEADNVIVFDNSAWKNDGESVKSAFDRLNEEIVRRFGVLFRAGEVNKFGVGEMVVDSSEIINTLRGGGISSVGYAISEALPKGGKSSSKSSGGLLGGLLGKKDKRQEPHVDITSTEDKSAKIIGLVRRAMLGRLTLPCDYSTAERALVLVAGPPTELDRKGVEKSKSWVEENIAGVEVRGGDYPVDSGYVAAVVLLATIGNAPRIRELMELAKEAKEEVVRSRERATSSMFEDGIDPLFE, from the coding sequence ATGCGAGTATTTTTTATAGGATTTGGACAAGCAGGAGGAAAGATCGTGGATATGTTTCTGGCACAGGACAGAAAGTTAGGATCCACGAGTTTCCGGGGTATTGTAATCAATACTGCCCGGACCGATCTGATGGGTGTGAAGTATATTCCCATGGAGGATCGTCTCCTCATTGGCCAGACAATGGTCAAAGGTCACGGTGTTGGAACTGATAACGTGACCGGTGCTAAGGTGGCTGCGGATGAGATTGATACGATCATCAATGCGATCGACAAACGCGGCACTCATGATGTTGATGCATTCGTCGTTTGTGCAGGTCTTGGCGGTGGAACAGGTTCTGGTGGTGCTCCTGTTCTCTGCCGTCACTTAAAGCGTATATACCGTGAGCCGGTCTATGCACTTGGTATTATTCCGGCCCCAGAAGAGGGTCGTCTCTACTCCTTGAATGCCGCCCGGAGTTTATCCACGCTGGTAAACGAGGCTGACAATGTTATCGTCTTTGACAACAGTGCATGGAAGAATGACGGCGAGAGTGTGAAGAGTGCTTTCGACCGGCTCAACGAGGAGATCGTTCGCAGGTTCGGTGTTCTTTTCCGTGCCGGCGAGGTCAACAAGTTCGGTGTTGGAGAGATGGTTGTTGACTCCAGTGAGATCATCAACACTCTGCGGGGCGGAGGTATCTCTTCGGTTGGTTATGCTATCAGCGAGGCTCTTCCCAAAGGTGGAAAATCCTCCTCCAAATCAAGCGGTGGCCTTCTCGGTGGGCTTCTCGGCAAGAAGGACAAGAGGCAGGAACCCCATGTTGATATCACATCGACTGAGGATAAATCTGCGAAAATCATCGGTCTTGTTCGCCGTGCCATGCTTGGACGTTTGACTCTGCCTTGTGATTACTCAACTGCAGAACGCGCTCTTGTTCTTGTTGCCGGTCCCCCGACCGAGCTTGACCGGAAAGGTGTGGAGAAGTCCAAGAGCTGGGTCGAAGAGAATATTGCCGGTGTCGAGGTTCGCGGCGGTGATTATCCGGTCGACAGCGGGTATGTTGCTGCAGTCGTCCTGCTTGCAACGATCGGGAATGCACCCCGTATCCGTGAGCTGATGGAGCTTGCAAAGGAAGCAAAGGAAGAGGTCGTGAGATCCCGTGAGCGGGCCACTTCATCAATGTTTGAGGATGGGATAGATCCCTTGTTTGAGTGA
- a CDS encoding TrkA family potassium uptake protein: MYLIIVGLGGIGRSLAGIASENGHSVVVIDRDEDRCADILSQHDLLAIAGNATNKAILEDAGIDRADALVATTSDDALNLMACWLAKKYAVKTLVSIVNQKEHSDLFKEVGVRISENPDEIVARSLYLWSENPDTQLLASIEGGSIFEVTASDGAKGVNKTVKDVSDMKDMLYIAIRRGGKLIIPSGNVTFMPGDVITVFTKKESEGRSVEYMDELFH; the protein is encoded by the coding sequence ATGTATCTCATCATCGTTGGTCTGGGTGGAATCGGAAGAAGTCTTGCCGGGATTGCGTCGGAGAACGGGCACAGTGTTGTGGTTATCGACAGGGATGAGGACCGGTGTGCGGATATCCTGTCCCAGCATGACCTCCTGGCGATCGCCGGAAATGCAACTAATAAAGCAATTTTAGAGGATGCAGGGATTGATCGGGCGGATGCACTTGTGGCGACCACCAGCGATGATGCACTGAACCTTATGGCCTGCTGGCTTGCAAAAAAATACGCGGTAAAGACCCTCGTTTCAATCGTGAACCAGAAGGAACATTCCGATCTTTTCAAAGAAGTCGGCGTCCGGATCAGTGAAAACCCGGACGAGATCGTTGCACGCAGTCTTTATCTCTGGTCAGAAAATCCAGATACACAGCTTCTTGCATCGATAGAGGGCGGGAGCATCTTTGAAGTCACCGCAAGTGACGGAGCAAAAGGCGTGAACAAGACGGTCAAAGACGTATCTGATATGAAAGATATGCTTTACATTGCAATAAGAAGAGGTGGGAAACTGATCATTCCAAGCGGGAACGTTACATTTATGCCCGGAGATGTTATCACCGTATTTACCAAGAAAGAGTCGGAAGGCAGGTCTGTAGAGTATATGGACGAACTCTTTCACTAA
- the rnhB gene encoding ribonuclease HII — protein MTICGVDEAGKGPVLGPMVTAGVLISDPSELETLDIKDSKKLSPKKRESLFEEIIASWQTYTVVRSPFEIDSREGTMNAFTASCHAEVVRALHADVIYLDACDVNAKRFGDTVLRMSGHTAEVCSEHKADAKFPVVGAASIVAKVTRDRCIAELKTEYGEIGSGYPSDALTIAFLTEYIQTHGEAPACARKSWQTTQDIINRSSQTGLSDFF, from the coding sequence ATGACAATCTGCGGAGTCGATGAGGCAGGAAAGGGTCCGGTGCTTGGTCCGATGGTCACTGCCGGCGTTCTTATTTCGGATCCGTCAGAACTGGAGACGCTGGACATCAAAGACTCCAAAAAACTCTCCCCGAAAAAACGTGAGAGCCTGTTTGAAGAGATCATTGCCTCCTGGCAAACATATACCGTAGTGCGAAGTCCCTTCGAGATCGATTCACGCGAGGGTACGATGAATGCATTCACCGCTTCATGCCATGCAGAAGTTGTCCGCGCTCTTCACGCCGATGTCATCTATCTTGATGCATGCGATGTAAATGCAAAGCGATTTGGCGACACTGTTCTTCGAATGAGCGGTCACACTGCAGAGGTCTGTTCAGAACATAAAGCAGACGCAAAATTCCCCGTTGTCGGGGCCGCAAGTATCGTGGCAAAAGTTACCCGCGATCGATGCATTGCTGAACTAAAGACAGAGTACGGCGAAATCGGGAGTGGATATCCTTCAGATGCTCTCACGATAGCCTTTCTCACGGAGTATATACAAACGCATGGAGAAGCTCCGGCCTGCGCCAGGAAATCCTGGCAGACCACACAGGATATCATCAACCGATCCTCACAGACCGGGTTGTCCGACTTCTTCTAA
- a CDS encoding site-2 protease family protein, protein MDLGWLIPVLTAVMIYACICFAIIKYNILPNTFSFMGPCLMIKTIHTGIFDKLSRWKRLLIAYGNLGVILTVISSVVVTLLFVFTAFMSLFIDTEPIAPQNLLLIPGINDYVPSTFAVWFALIFAMVIHEFGHGFLSRVENIKVKSAGVLALVIPIGAFVEPDEEDIAKSSLGTKLRMYAAGITNNLLVGGICVLLLVLLLGLVVPGTSPYVYGVYAGYPAEEAGVMPGTIIFAIDNTSVSSLADISAVLATTKANQTITLHGEYRGTPQTYDITLTSIPPDLAGSLLVSGSDSGFIGVSFSEPSVLTNALHTLMYPSSPLGVAGSLLTFIALPFSSIAGSAALSFLIVDTPDPAILAAPFTGFWEIIHILYWCAWINILLGIFNALPLGPFDGGQMLRESLRSWFVSRGKDEKTAFSICRSISYVLVLLIVIPLIMPYIL, encoded by the coding sequence ATGGATTTAGGCTGGCTTATTCCGGTACTCACTGCAGTGATGATTTATGCGTGTATATGCTTTGCCATCATAAAATACAATATTCTCCCAAACACCTTCTCCTTCATGGGTCCCTGTCTGATGATCAAAACGATCCATACCGGCATCTTTGACAAACTCTCTCGGTGGAAACGTCTTCTGATAGCATATGGAAATCTGGGTGTCATCCTGACCGTTATCAGCAGTGTGGTCGTTACCCTGCTCTTTGTGTTTACGGCATTCATGAGTTTGTTTATTGATACGGAACCTATCGCGCCGCAGAATCTTCTGCTGATCCCGGGAATAAATGATTATGTGCCCTCGACATTTGCCGTATGGTTTGCCCTCATTTTTGCGATGGTCATCCATGAGTTTGGACACGGTTTTCTTTCCCGTGTGGAAAACATCAAAGTCAAATCAGCCGGTGTCCTCGCACTGGTGATTCCGATCGGCGCTTTTGTCGAACCTGATGAAGAGGACATCGCGAAGTCTTCTCTTGGAACAAAACTGAGAATGTATGCAGCGGGGATTACCAATAACCTGCTCGTTGGAGGAATCTGTGTCCTTTTATTGGTTCTCCTTCTTGGTCTGGTTGTTCCCGGGACCTCTCCGTATGTGTATGGGGTGTATGCAGGCTATCCTGCCGAAGAGGCTGGTGTAATGCCCGGCACGATCATTTTTGCTATTGATAACACATCAGTGTCCAGTCTCGCGGACATCTCCGCAGTTCTTGCAACGACAAAGGCAAATCAGACGATAACTCTTCACGGTGAATATCGCGGGACTCCTCAGACATATGATATTACTCTCACCTCTATTCCGCCGGATCTTGCCGGAAGTCTTCTTGTGTCAGGGTCCGACTCAGGATTTATCGGTGTGTCCTTCTCTGAACCGTCCGTCCTCACGAATGCTCTTCACACATTGATGTATCCCTCCTCCCCACTAGGGGTTGCCGGGTCACTCCTGACATTTATTGCCCTACCCTTCTCCTCAATTGCAGGATCTGCCGCACTGAGTTTCCTGATCGTGGACACTCCTGATCCGGCAATATTGGCCGCTCCGTTTACCGGATTCTGGGAGATCATTCATATCCTTTACTGGTGTGCATGGATCAATATCCTTCTCGGCATATTCAACGCTCTGCCGCTTGGACCGTTTGACGGCGGGCAGATGCTTCGTGAAAGTCTGCGCTCATGGTTTGTCAGCCGTGGAAAAGATGAGAAAACGGCATTCAGCATTTGCCGGTCGATCTCCTATGTTCTTGTCTTGTTGATCGTTATCCCATTGATCATGCCGTATATCTTATAA
- the purN gene encoding phosphoribosylglycinamide formyltransferase, translated as MKRIAVLASGRGSNFQAILDALSVGKINGEIVALLTDNRDAYAIQRADTAGIPAIVLNYKDYTSKVEFERDLLTAMQDVEADLFVCAGYMRIIGSEISREFAGKMINIHPALLPAFSGLHGQRQAIEYGVKIAGCTVHFVDEGLDSGPIILQKAVEVLDDDDEDSLAERILEQEHLAYPEAVGLFCADRLQVCGRRVKILPEANNQ; from the coding sequence ATGAAGCGTATCGCAGTACTTGCGTCAGGCAGGGGCTCAAATTTCCAGGCAATTCTGGATGCTCTTTCAGTAGGCAAAATCAATGGGGAAATCGTGGCTCTTTTGACGGACAATAGAGATGCCTATGCAATTCAACGTGCAGATACTGCTGGAATTCCTGCAATTGTTCTGAATTATAAGGATTACACCTCAAAAGTGGAGTTTGAACGCGATCTTCTTACTGCTATGCAGGATGTTGAGGCTGATCTTTTTGTCTGTGCGGGATATATGCGTATAATCGGTTCTGAGATTTCCCGGGAGTTTGCCGGTAAAATGATCAATATCCATCCGGCACTTCTCCCTGCTTTTTCCGGTCTTCACGGACAACGGCAGGCTATTGAATATGGAGTGAAAATTGCAGGATGCACAGTTCATTTTGTTGACGAAGGTCTTGATTCCGGCCCGATCATTTTACAAAAAGCTGTTGAGGTCCTGGATGATGATGACGAGGATTCTCTAGCGGAGCGGATTTTAGAACAGGAACACCTTGCATATCCTGAGGCCGTGGGCTTATTTTGTGCTGATCGTCTGCAAGTCTGCGGTCGCCGCGTGAAAATCCTTCCCGAGGCAAACAATCAATAG
- a CDS encoding ribonuclease P protein component 4, with amino-acid sequence MAKAEKGISTKKIALERIDILFERAKEAQTKPDLSVRYVSLAREMAMKQRVRLTKRHRRSFCPSCHAFFIPGENLRVRVQHGKIIYTCGICGAVTRIPLNKKTESR; translated from the coding sequence ATGGCAAAAGCAGAGAAAGGCATCTCCACAAAAAAAATCGCTCTTGAACGGATCGATATTTTGTTTGAGCGTGCAAAAGAGGCACAAACCAAACCTGACCTTTCCGTTCGTTATGTTTCTCTTGCCCGCGAGATGGCGATGAAACAACGTGTCCGTTTAACAAAACGTCACCGGCGTTCTTTCTGCCCGTCATGTCATGCCTTCTTCATTCCTGGCGAAAATCTCCGGGTCCGGGTCCAGCATGGGAAGATCATCTATACGTGCGGTATCTGCGGAGCAGTTACCCGTATCCCCCTCAATAAAAAAACCGAATCAAGGTGA
- a CDS encoding YhbY family RNA-binding protein: protein MKNISDTTESYIQTLKPTIWVGKNGYTDDLVAEVRRQLDARKVIKIKWLQSSDMNNEEVNDLAKTVSAEVITARGRMVVLGAKNRGKFLETAPSRRTPPKNLTARDKIKSSFMGKK from the coding sequence GTGAAAAACATCTCAGATACTACCGAATCATATATCCAAACCCTGAAACCAACAATCTGGGTCGGCAAAAATGGCTACACTGACGATCTCGTTGCGGAAGTTCGTCGTCAGCTTGACGCACGCAAAGTGATCAAAATAAAATGGCTTCAGAGTTCCGACATGAATAACGAGGAAGTAAATGACCTCGCCAAAACAGTGTCAGCCGAAGTCATTACCGCGCGTGGGAGGATGGTTGTTCTCGGGGCTAAAAACCGAGGGAAGTTCCTGGAAACCGCACCTTCGCGACGAACGCCGCCGAAAAATCTCACGGCCCGTGACAAGATCAAGTCTTCTTTCATGGGAAAGAAATAA
- a CDS encoding 30S ribosomal protein S19e yields MTTVFDIPADLLIAKVADELKNESVIKAPEWAEFVKTGVHKEMPPENPDWWYVRSAAVLRRIYVDGPIGVERMRSVYGGVQDRGSKPSHFRKGSGSIARKVMQQLETAGYLEKVTGGRNVSAKGRKFLDNIAHSLKAQAVEAAPGLAKY; encoded by the coding sequence ATGACTACAGTGTTTGATATTCCGGCAGACTTACTCATCGCAAAGGTAGCAGACGAACTCAAGAACGAGTCCGTTATTAAAGCACCCGAGTGGGCTGAGTTCGTCAAGACGGGAGTACACAAGGAGATGCCACCGGAAAATCCAGACTGGTGGTATGTCCGATCCGCAGCAGTGCTGCGCAGAATTTACGTTGACGGCCCGATTGGAGTTGAGCGCATGCGCTCCGTTTACGGCGGTGTGCAGGACCGCGGTTCCAAGCCGTCCCACTTCAGAAAAGGCAGTGGAAGCATTGCCCGAAAAGTCATGCAGCAGCTCGAAACAGCCGGCTACCTCGAAAAGGTTACCGGAGGTCGGAATGTTTCTGCAAAAGGTCGCAAATTCCTCGACAACATTGCCCACTCCTTAAAGGCTCAGGCAGTTGAGGCAGCGCCCGGACTCGCAAAGTATTAA
- a CDS encoding DNA-binding protein, whose translation MGDDELAEIRRQRMMQMQQQQMAEQDQIQRQQQQQAQIQSVLMQAMEPEARERLNTIRLTKPEFASSVEQQIVSLAQSGRLRQKITDEQLRQLLTQIVPQKKEFNIRRVG comes from the coding sequence ATGGGAGATGATGAACTCGCAGAGATCCGCCGTCAGCGCATGATGCAGATGCAGCAGCAGCAGATGGCGGAGCAGGATCAGATCCAGCGTCAGCAGCAGCAGCAGGCACAGATTCAGTCTGTACTCATGCAGGCCATGGAGCCTGAAGCTCGTGAGAGGTTAAACACTATCCGGCTTACAAAGCCTGAGTTTGCCTCCTCAGTTGAGCAGCAGATTGTATCCCTCGCCCAGTCTGGACGCCTGCGTCAGAAAATTACCGATGAACAACTCAGACAGCTGTTAACTCAGATTGTCCCGCAGAAGAAGGAATTCAATATCCGCAGGGTCGGATGA
- a CDS encoding alpha hydrolase — translation MKAGVLYSGGKDSSLAAVLLSRDYDVELLTFVFDETHAVPSIEAAAKETGFPWKKLVFVPGFLDEVVDQIVHDGHPANAINEIHRRSLCAAAQEYEVVADGTRRDDRVPMRTQSEVQSFEMKYGVSYIRPLLGIGKTEIIRLAEKFFEIAYGETGTIPNGDFENEIRSEMTRRGVDYVPLFPKNHEQSLVIKKKMVNEP, via the coding sequence ATGAAAGCAGGGGTGCTCTACAGTGGCGGTAAAGACAGTAGTCTTGCCGCGGTTCTCTTATCAAGAGATTATGATGTGGAGCTTTTGACCTTTGTCTTTGACGAAACCCATGCTGTGCCTTCTATCGAGGCGGCGGCAAAGGAAACCGGTTTCCCCTGGAAGAAACTGGTCTTTGTGCCAGGTTTCCTTGATGAAGTTGTGGACCAAATCGTTCATGACGGACATCCTGCAAATGCTATCAACGAAATCCACCGACGGTCCCTCTGTGCTGCAGCACAGGAATATGAGGTGGTCGCTGACGGAACCCGACGAGATGATAGGGTTCCGATGCGGACACAGTCTGAAGTGCAAAGTTTTGAGATGAAGTATGGGGTGAGTTATATTCGCCCTCTACTTGGCATCGGAAAAACAGAGATCATCCGATTGGCGGAAAAGTTCTTTGAGATCGCCTATGGCGAAACCGGAACGATTCCCAACGGTGACTTCGAAAACGAGATCAGATCTGAAATGACTCGGAGGGGAGTGGACTATGTCCCGCTCTTCCCGAAAAATCATGAACAGTCTCTGGTCATCAAGAAAAAAATGGTGAATGAACCATGA
- a CDS encoding 50S ribosomal protein L39e yields MSKLTKSRKIRLAKATQQNRRVPAWVMIKTKRTVVSHPKRRNWRRSTLKV; encoded by the coding sequence ATGAGCAAACTTACCAAAAGCCGTAAGATTCGTCTTGCAAAGGCAACCCAGCAGAACCGCCGTGTTCCTGCATGGGTCATGATCAAAACCAAGCGTACCGTTGTGTCGCATCCTAAGAGGCGCAACTGGAGACGCAGCACACTGAAGGTGTAA
- a CDS encoding 50S ribosomal protein L31e, with product MVEVQKEQVYVIPLRDVKRVPCYKRANAAIKDIRGYLEHHMKSDDVKLDKGINELVWARGAQKPPRRIRVRAMKFEDGQVQAELAEE from the coding sequence ATGGTAGAAGTGCAAAAAGAACAGGTATACGTGATTCCGCTCCGCGATGTTAAGCGTGTTCCGTGCTACAAGCGTGCAAACGCAGCTATCAAAGACATCCGTGGCTACCTCGAGCATCACATGAAAAGTGATGACGTTAAACTCGATAAGGGTATTAACGAACTCGTATGGGCGCGCGGAGCCCAGAAACCGCCAAGACGCATTCGTGTTCGTGCAATGAAGTTCGAAGACGGTCAGGTCCAGGCAGAACTTGCTGAGGAATAA
- a CDS encoding translation initiation factor IF-6, whose amino-acid sequence MDPTLSLNGDPNIGVYARVFEDLAVVPVEAPKEFRDKIAEALDVEVIETFIQGSSVIGLLLTGNSRGFVVSGLIQDSELSFLQEYGDVLLLGEEMNAAGNVILTNDSFAVVHPDMSSAMREMVADFLKVKIIPMSFAGVGTVGMTCACTNAGVLLPARSSPEEIEKLEHSIDNAEISIGTGSVNMGSGLIGTGLLINSKGYLAGNATTGYELGRIEDVFGFL is encoded by the coding sequence ATGGACCCGACCCTGTCATTGAATGGTGACCCGAACATCGGCGTGTATGCACGTGTCTTTGAAGATCTTGCTGTTGTCCCGGTCGAAGCTCCGAAAGAGTTCCGGGACAAAATAGCGGAAGCTTTGGATGTTGAGGTTATTGAAACCTTTATCCAGGGTTCCTCAGTCATAGGTCTCCTTCTGACCGGCAACTCCCGCGGATTTGTCGTTTCCGGTCTCATTCAGGATTCAGAACTCAGTTTCCTGCAGGAGTATGGCGATGTCTTACTCCTCGGAGAAGAGATGAATGCGGCAGGGAACGTAATCCTGACCAATGATTCGTTTGCCGTCGTACATCCCGACATGTCGTCTGCGATGCGCGAAATGGTTGCGGATTTTCTGAAAGTCAAGATTATCCCGATGTCCTTTGCTGGAGTCGGAACGGTCGGTATGACGTGCGCCTGCACGAATGCAGGTGTTCTACTCCCGGCAAGAAGCAGTCCTGAAGAGATCGAGAAGCTGGAACACAGCATTGATAATGCTGAAATATCAATTGGAACGGGCTCAGTTAACATGGGCTCGGGTCTGATCGGCACCGGTCTTCTGATCAACAGCAAGGGATATCTGGCAGGTAACGCTACCACAGGCTATGAACTTGGTAGAATCGAAGATGTATTTGGATTCTTGTGA
- the rpl18a gene encoding 50S ribosomal protein L18Ae, whose product MPKFEVKGTFKNDGRMKPFTKTVDAPSEKLAGEFTLATIGSKHRLGRKYITIDSAKAINGE is encoded by the coding sequence ATGCCGAAATTCGAGGTAAAGGGCACGTTCAAAAATGATGGACGGATGAAACCCTTCACAAAAACAGTCGATGCACCTTCCGAGAAGCTTGCAGGAGAGTTCACTCTTGCAACGATCGGAAGCAAGCACAGACTCGGACGCAAGTATATTACCATTGACTCTGCAAAGGCTATTAATGGCGAGTAA
- the pfdA gene encoding prefoldin subunit alpha, translated as MASNTDQASLEQEVRSLQAYANEYSQQYELLTQQLRFIESARGEALASIESLEAFSGLEGDVPTLLNLGGGVSVHATVTDTKKIMVGIGAGITVEKPVEEAITFLRDRITEMDASAKRLTESLGKLQEQMRTVEQRMQEIYSQTQHR; from the coding sequence ATGGCGAGTAATACTGATCAGGCATCCCTGGAGCAGGAGGTCCGCTCCCTCCAGGCTTATGCTAATGAATATTCCCAGCAGTATGAACTTCTGACCCAGCAGCTGCGGTTCATCGAATCAGCACGCGGGGAAGCACTGGCGTCTATCGAGTCGCTTGAGGCTTTCAGCGGTCTGGAAGGAGATGTTCCCACTCTTCTGAACCTTGGTGGAGGTGTATCGGTTCACGCAACCGTTACCGACACGAAGAAGATCATGGTTGGGATCGGCGCAGGCATCACGGTTGAAAAACCGGTCGAAGAAGCGATCACGTTCCTTCGTGACCGTATTACTGAGATGGATGCATCCGCAAAACGGCTTACCGAGTCCCTTGGAAAGCTTCAGGAACAGATGCGGACCGTTGAGCAGAGAATGCAGGAAATCTATTCTCAGACTCAGCACCGCTGA
- a CDS encoding clostripain-related cysteine peptidase, whose product MISAMILPVSASDENYLVLYVIGSDLESGDYHHASSNLKDLADNWNSDMGDVLVIYGGADKTGWNDGLSITNLEFLKKDLEDGVVGSDGDSLTPTQYIITRIPQVDISSSGALSQSLKYADNYGATNNLSSANRYLIFWNHGGGYLGFGSNEVLNTWMSVQDLKSGLSSSSRYDIIIFDACQMASLEVAYELYPHADYLLASEENVPGAGLNYAGFGKALSSNPSMSPEDFGKNVITSYISTNNDEDITLSLVRLSKTPEVVSSLNMLGYSLREILNDQDALSTLGYMYTNTQGYGRSDDGSMVASVDLYQFVDQIYTNTNEETALHTSAGNLLTTLTNYVVMAEYSGHFSAANGVSIASPNEEFTNEVPNSIAFGRNGWYEYFSKYMGQAGASIQPSAIYKSNNAQSRTIVVNDTTQTAMVFADYLYLKDGHYIIIGQVPLQETYASSDGNIWLSVPTGEYEEPNWDGSWFVLANEKEKDGIIVTMEYAYSYIENGAINNIYLMYGNVTRTVNGTDKTIPSVITAVINMTTMNTTDIFVESVSDEGWYSRTNLWGEATILEGDIFTPLLEIYNEDEESVSTIYSTTSFEFGKEPAKELVLTSLPEDNCYWVVELDDFIDDDEFYLEEPNFPETTSTKSPVPILSILCGLGISCLLMRRK is encoded by the coding sequence ATGATCTCTGCAATGATCCTTCCGGTTTCAGCTTCAGACGAGAATTATCTTGTCTTATATGTAATCGGCTCTGACCTTGAATCAGGTGATTATCATCACGCATCAAGTAATTTAAAAGACCTTGCAGACAACTGGAATTCGGATATGGGAGATGTTTTAGTCATCTATGGGGGAGCTGACAAAACAGGATGGAATGATGGACTTTCTATCACGAATCTGGAATTCCTGAAAAAAGATCTTGAGGATGGGGTTGTTGGGTCCGATGGAGATTCCCTTACGCCCACACAATATATTATAACAAGAATTCCACAGGTTGACATCTCATCATCAGGTGCATTATCACAGAGTTTGAAGTACGCAGACAACTATGGTGCAACAAATAATCTATCCTCAGCCAACAGATATCTCATTTTCTGGAATCATGGAGGAGGATATCTGGGTTTTGGTTCTAACGAAGTGCTCAATACGTGGATGAGCGTACAGGATTTGAAATCCGGTCTTTCCTCATCCTCGAGATATGACATTATTATTTTTGATGCCTGTCAGATGGCATCACTCGAAGTGGCATATGAATTATATCCACACGCAGATTATCTCCTGGCATCAGAGGAAAACGTTCCCGGAGCAGGACTTAATTATGCAGGATTCGGCAAAGCACTTTCCAGCAATCCATCGATGAGCCCGGAAGATTTTGGGAAAAACGTTATTACCTCGTATATATCCACTAACAATGACGAAGACATAACACTCTCTCTTGTACGTCTCTCCAAGACCCCGGAGGTAGTATCTTCCCTGAACATGCTTGGATACTCTCTTCGAGAGATTCTCAATGATCAAGATGCACTATCTACACTTGGATATATGTACACAAATACTCAAGGGTATGGAAGGAGCGATGATGGTTCAATGGTAGCCTCCGTAGATCTTTATCAGTTTGTGGACCAGATTTACACAAATACTAATGAGGAAACGGCTCTGCACACCTCTGCCGGTAATCTTCTCACCACCCTAACCAATTATGTTGTCATGGCAGAATACTCAGGACACTTCAGTGCTGCAAACGGCGTATCGATTGCCTCACCAAATGAGGAGTTTACGAACGAAGTGCCAAATAGTATAGCGTTTGGAAGAAACGGATGGTATGAGTATTTCTCGAAATATATGGGCCAAGCAGGTGCTTCTATTCAGCCGAGTGCAATATACAAGAGTAACAATGCACAAAGCCGCACTATTGTCGTGAATGATACAACGCAAACAGCGATGGTGTTTGCAGATTATCTTTATCTCAAAGATGGGCACTACATCATAATCGGGCAGGTGCCGCTTCAAGAAACGTATGCCTCTTCTGACGGGAATATCTGGCTCTCTGTTCCAACCGGAGAGTATGAGGAACCAAACTGGGATGGGTCGTGGTTTGTTCTCGCCAATGAAAAGGAGAAAGACGGAATAATAGTAACTATGGAATATGCGTATTCCTACATTGAAAATGGAGCCATCAATAATATTTACCTGATGTATGGAAACGTAACAAGAACTGTAAATGGTACTGATAAAACAATTCCATCGGTAATTACCGCTGTTATTAACATGACTACGATGAATACTACGGATATATTTGTTGAATCTGTGTCTGATGAAGGCTGGTATTCGCGTACAAATCTTTGGGGTGAGGCAACTATTTTAGAGGGGGATATTTTTACACCGCTTCTTGAGATTTACAACGAAGACGAGGAATCGGTCTCAACCATCTACTCCACAACCAGCTTTGAGTTTGGGAAGGAGCCGGCAAAAGAACTGGTGTTAACATCTTTACCTGAGGATAATTGTTACTGGGTAGTTGAACTGGATGATTTCATTGATGACGATGAGTTCTATCTTGAAGAACCGAATTTCCCTGAGACCACATCAACGAAATCGCCAGTTCCAATCCTGAGTATCCTTTGTGGTCTGGGCATCTCCTGTCTCTTAATGAGAAGGAAATAA